A region from the Mercenaria mercenaria strain notata chromosome 7, MADL_Memer_1, whole genome shotgun sequence genome encodes:
- the LOC123558138 gene encoding uncharacterized protein LOC123558138 produces the protein MVVKCSIFGCTNRKDHETDLEYYRLPAVVTNQGEECEKLSSERRRLWLANIGQNFENKNIQNVRVCSAHFVNGKKSYLHDKLSPDWAPTVNLGRKRHASETACDRYDRMLERKRRKS, from the exons atgGTTGTTAAATGTTCTATATTTGGTTGTACAAATAGGAAAGATCACGAAACTGATCTAGAGTATTATCGTCTGCCTGCAGTTGTCACAAACCAGGGCGAAGAATGCGAGAAGTTGAGCAGTGAACGGCGCCGGTTATGGCTAGCAAACATCggtcaaaactttgaaaataagaaTATACAGAATGTCAGAGTCTGTTCAGCTCACTTTGTGAACG GAAAGAAGTCTTATCTACATGACAAACTTTCACCAGACTGGGCTCCAACAGTTAACCTTGGTAGAAAGAGACATGCATCTGAAACAGCTTGTGACAGGTATGACCGCATGTTAGAAAGAAAAAGGCGAAAGTCTTAA